In Bombyx mori chromosome 11, ASM3026992v2, one genomic interval encodes:
- the LOC119629101 gene encoding putative nuclease HARBI1, whose amino-acid sequence MQRPPLYERSPLYYFVAASLLENEEYSSREVREITRRVALRKKNNPVDINDAEFKNRYRLNKESFKFLCNQLKQKTSLKASSRISLELKVLCALSFYATGSYQRLVGMAKYLGQTTVSKCVKEVTDALVTPAILNTFIKFPYARADRDVIRNKFFAKYGFPGVIGCIDGCHFHIFTPKKEVEHLYYSRKHFHSLNVQMICDSDCRILNVNAKYGGATHDAFIWENSVVNNYMQSLHRNNEQVWLLGDSGYPQRPWLMTPILDAVEGTPAYKYTAVHGRTRVAIENTFGRLKNRWRCLCKDRTLHYAPVKCAKIITACCVLHNLAIEFNIPEPEPAEIENPNLTMTISEHIFQENTTGDGLIRGRAIRSILVDKINRLHT is encoded by the exons ATGCAAAGACCACCGTTGTACGAGCGTAgtcctttatattattttgttgctGCAAGTTTACTTGAAAATGAAGAATATTCATCAAGAGAAGTTAG AGAAATTACACGCAGAGTTGCTCtgagaaagaaaaataatcctGTGGACATAAATGACGCGGAATTCAAAAATAGATACCGGTTGAATAAAGAATCATTCAAGTTTCTTTGTAATCAACTTAAGCAAAAAACATCTTTAAAAGCAAGTTCCAGGATAAGTTTGGAACTTAAg GTTCTTTGCGCGCTATCTTTTTATGCCACTGGATCTTACCAACGCTTAGTGGGAATGGCTAAATATTTGGGCCAAACGACTGTAAGCAAATGTGTGAAGGAAGTAACAGATGCTCTTGTAACTCCTGcaattttaaatactttcatAAAATTTCCTTATGCCAGAGCTGATAGAGATGTAATAAGAAACAA ATTTTTTGCAAAGTATGGTTTCCCAGGAGTTATAGGATGCATTGATGGATGTCATTTCCATATTTTCACACCCAAAAAAGAAGTCGAACATTTGTATTATAGTAGAAAGCATTTCCATTCATTAAATGTGCAAATG aTTTGTGATAGTGATTGTCGTATTTTAAACGTAAATGCGAAATACGGAGGAGCCACCCACGACGCTTTTATTTGGGAAAATAGCGTGGTCAACAATTATATGCAGAGCTTACATCGAAATAACGAGCAAGTGTGGTTGttag gTGATTCTGGTTATCCACAGCGACCCTGGTTAATGACACCAATTTTAGATGCTGTTGAGGGAACTCCAGCTTATAAATATACAGCAGTTCATGGAAGGACCAGGGTAGCTATTGAAAATACTTTTGGGCGACTAAAAAACCGATGGCGTTGTTTGTGTAAGGATCGCACATTACACTATGCTCCAGTAAAATGTGCAAAAATCATAACAGCATGCTGTGTATTGCACAACTTAGCCATTGAGTTCAACATACCTGAACCAGAACCAGCAGAGATTGAAAACCCCAATTTGACTATGACAATCTCTGAACATATTTTTCAAGAGAATACTACAGGAGATGGGTTAATTAGGGGTAGAGCTATAAGAAGTATTTTAGTGGATAAAATTAATAGACTTCATACataa
- the LOC119629102 gene encoding uncharacterized protein LOC119629102 — MRTSHSQYLTMVEFMEANGDLSKPSGGPRGRNFIQMKWKELTGLLNSDSSGDPKSEDKWRKVWSDYKNNCKKKCAKINRAASGTGGGPALHLLLTDQEQRVMQIIGVQAATGMEIKEAGFPQEEISTERPNTQIILKEPEIDWNTPSTSSQPTVAPPPPTEAPPPVIDEEEEWNPPPQKKRKNNLTKMFLDIDRKAREYASERDRVYEELERDRLRVREFEVRERVRQRDEELRMQGQWLEFMKEAMEAFVRFMERKS, encoded by the exons ATGAGAACTAGCCACTCACAGTATTTAACAATGGTGGAATTTATGGAAGC AAATGGAGATTTATCAAAACCATCAGGCGGTCCACGAGGTCGCAATTTTATACAGATGAAGTGGAAAGAGTTAACGGGATTACTAAATAGCGATTCTTCTGGAGATCCTAAGAGTGAGGACAAATGGCGTAAG GTGTGGAGTGATTATAAGAATAATTGCAAGAAAAAGTGTGCTAAAATTAATAGAGCTGCTAGTGGCACTGGTGGCGGACCAGCGCTCCATTTATTATTGACTGACCAAGAACAAAGGGTCATGCAGATAATTGGAGTGCAGGCAGCTACTGGCATGGAGATAAAAGAAGCTGGGTTTCCACAA gaagAAATTTCAACTGAGAGGCCAAAtactcaaattattttaaaggaaCCGGAAATAG ATTGGAATACTCCTAGCACAAGCAGCCAACCAACAGTGGCTCCACCACCACCAACTGAGGCTCCCCCTCCAGTTATTGACGAGGAAGAGGAGTGGAACCCTCCGCcacagaaaaaaagaaagaacaatttaacaaaaatgtttttagatATAGACCGAAAGGCAAGGGAGTATGCTTCAGAGCGTGATAGGGTATATGAGGAATTAGAAAGAGATCGGTTGAGAGTTAGAGAATTTGAGGTACGTGAAAGAGTAAGACAGAGAGATGAAGAGCTACGGATGCAGGGTCAATGGCTCGAATTTATGAAAGAGGCAATGGAAGCTTTTGTGAGGTTTATGGAGAGAAAGTCTTAA